The Anderseniella sp. Alg231-50 genome has a segment encoding these proteins:
- the yidD gene encoding membrane protein insertion efficiency factor YidD produces the protein MLVLIRGYQLTLSYFFGRTCRHLPTCSSYTMEAISVHGAWAGFWLGLFRIARCNPWGTSGHDPVPDEIERAGLKVWRYARLTKRTDNGQ, from the coding sequence ATGCTGGTCCTCATTCGCGGATACCAACTGACCCTGTCGTATTTTTTTGGCCGCACCTGCCGGCACCTGCCGACATGTTCCAGCTACACCATGGAGGCGATTTCCGTGCATGGGGCGTGGGCCGGATTCTGGCTTGGGCTTTTCAGGATTGCACGCTGCAATCCGTGGGGAACGAGTGGCCATGACCCGGTGCCGGATGAAATTGAGCGGGCCGGATTGAAAGTCTGGCGTTATGCCCGCTTGACGAAGCGGACCGATAACGGGCAATAA
- the betC gene encoding choline-sulfatase, with translation MPENKPNIVLIMVDQLSALFLSSYGHPVVQTPNIDRLAEDGVVFENFYSPSPLCAPARAAMMSGQLPSRNRVYDNAAEFASQIPSFAHYLRLEGYRTCLSGKMHFVGPDQLHGFEERLTTDIYPADFGWTPDWRKPQERVDWWYHNLLSVKQAGIAEQTNQLEYDDEVGFQACRRIYDYARNPEQRPFCLVASFTHPHDPYAARAKYWNLYSDDDIDAPLTPAFAYDDMDPHSQRLWKVSAMDDYDISDQDIRNARRAYYANISYLDDHVGKILDTLDDCGLSDDTIIMFTSDHGDMLGERGLWYKMSFMEHSARVPLIVSAPGRYKARRVTQPTSLLDIVPTLSDIAGRKDHAATLDGQSLLPLLVGGAETPEHAVYAELTAEGCLAPLFMIRQANWKYTASRPDPDQLFDLTADPHEMTNLAGHPDHADVVRKFRSMAAARWNPSKLEAEIKESQLVRLAVWQALRKGNWYPWDYQPLRDASEQYMRNHKDLNVLEKTSRFPPPPKPDKRSG, from the coding sequence ATGCCTGAAAACAAACCCAATATTGTACTCATCATGGTCGATCAGCTGTCTGCCCTGTTTCTGTCGTCCTACGGGCATCCGGTGGTCCAGACACCCAACATAGACCGGTTGGCTGAAGACGGCGTGGTATTCGAGAATTTCTACTCGCCAAGCCCGCTGTGCGCACCGGCTCGCGCTGCAATGATGTCCGGGCAGTTGCCGTCACGCAACCGGGTGTACGACAATGCCGCCGAGTTTGCTTCCCAGATACCGAGCTTTGCGCATTATCTGAGGCTGGAAGGCTATCGCACTTGCCTGTCCGGCAAGATGCATTTTGTCGGCCCCGACCAGCTGCACGGGTTTGAAGAACGCCTGACCACCGACATTTACCCGGCCGACTTCGGCTGGACACCGGACTGGCGCAAACCCCAGGAGCGCGTCGACTGGTGGTACCATAACCTGTTGTCGGTCAAGCAGGCGGGTATAGCCGAGCAGACCAACCAGCTCGAATATGATGACGAAGTCGGTTTTCAGGCCTGCCGGCGCATATACGACTATGCCCGCAATCCGGAACAGCGCCCGTTCTGCCTGGTTGCGTCATTCACCCATCCGCATGACCCGTACGCTGCGCGGGCCAAATACTGGAACCTGTATTCGGACGATGACATAGACGCACCACTTACCCCGGCGTTTGCCTATGATGACATGGACCCGCACAGCCAGCGGCTATGGAAAGTGTCGGCCATGGATGACTATGACATCTCGGACCAGGACATCCGCAATGCCAGGCGCGCCTATTATGCCAATATCTCCTATCTGGACGACCATGTCGGCAAGATACTCGACACGCTTGATGATTGCGGACTGAGTGACGACACCATCATCATGTTCACCTCTGACCACGGCGATATGCTCGGCGAGCGCGGCCTCTGGTACAAGATGAGTTTCATGGAGCATTCCGCCCGTGTGCCGCTCATTGTCTCGGCGCCGGGCCGGTATAAGGCGCGCCGGGTAACACAACCGACCTCACTGCTTGATATCGTGCCGACACTGAGCGATATCGCCGGGCGCAAAGACCATGCAGCAACACTGGACGGGCAATCTCTCCTGCCGCTGCTGGTAGGTGGCGCGGAAACCCCCGAACACGCCGTCTATGCCGAATTGACCGCAGAAGGTTGCCTTGCGCCACTGTTCATGATCCGGCAGGCAAACTGGAAATACACCGCATCACGCCCTGATCCGGACCAGTTGTTCGACCTCACCGCAGATCCGCACGAGATGACCAATCTTGCAGGCCATCCCGATCATGCTGACGTCGTCCGCAAATTCAGGTCCATGGCGGCAGCGCGCTGGAACCCGTCGAAACTGGAGGCTGAAATCAAGGAAAGCCAGCTGGTGAGACTTGCCGTATGGCAGGCCCTGCGCAAAGGCAACTGGTATCCATGGGATTATCAGCCACTGCGCGATGCATCAGAACAGTACATGCGCAATCACAAGGACCTGAACGTGCTGGAAAAAACCTCCCGGTTCCCGCCACCGCCGAAGCCGGACAAGAGATCAGGCTGA
- a CDS encoding iron-sulfur cluster assembly scaffold protein encodes MINDVYNKQILGFAADIPRLGRLPAPQGSAVAHSKLCGSKVTVDLMLDNGVVSDFAHDVKACALGQASSSIMAHHVVGSTPDELRVVRDQMYDMLKNAGPAPDGKWSDLEALSPVRDFKARHASTLLTFDAVCNAIDMAEGKTGENAAQSA; translated from the coding sequence ATGATAAACGACGTCTACAACAAGCAAATCCTCGGGTTTGCCGCAGATATTCCCCGGTTGGGCAGATTGCCAGCGCCGCAAGGCAGTGCTGTTGCCCACTCGAAATTGTGCGGTTCCAAGGTAACTGTCGATCTCATGCTGGATAATGGCGTGGTGTCCGATTTTGCCCATGATGTGAAAGCGTGCGCGCTCGGGCAGGCATCTTCCTCCATCATGGCGCATCACGTTGTCGGGTCCACGCCCGATGAGTTGCGCGTGGTTCGTGATCAGATGTACGACATGCTGAAGAATGCCGGACCGGCGCCCGACGGCAAATGGTCCGATCTTGAAGCACTGTCTCCGGTGCGTGATTTCAAGGCGCGCCATGCTTCAACCCTGTTGACCTTCGATGCCGTGTGCAATGCGATTGACATGGCGGAAGGTAAGACCGGCGAGAATGCTGCCCAGTCAGCCTGA
- the folE gene encoding GTP cyclohydrolase I FolE: protein MDAVVKHIGTAKPDIGSGPEIEKPTEEEALAAVRTLIAWAGDDPDREGLLDTPKRVLKAYSELFSGYNSDGRDALQRTFEDVGGYDDIVLVRNIEFFSHCEHHMVPFQGHAHIAYLPNNGVVGLSKLARVVEVFSRRLQTQENLTAQIVHAIDTQLDARGVAVMVEAVHNCMTMRGVQKRDASTLTTRFTGDFKSQPALQARFMEMVRYRQPD from the coding sequence ATGGACGCTGTCGTTAAACATATAGGTACTGCAAAACCCGATATCGGGTCCGGCCCCGAGATTGAAAAGCCCACTGAAGAAGAGGCGCTGGCAGCCGTGCGTACGCTGATTGCATGGGCCGGAGATGATCCGGACCGTGAAGGTCTGCTGGACACGCCAAAGCGGGTGCTCAAGGCATATTCGGAATTGTTCTCCGGTTACAACTCAGACGGTCGCGACGCACTGCAGCGCACCTTTGAGGATGTCGGCGGCTATGACGACATTGTACTGGTGCGAAACATCGAGTTTTTCTCGCATTGCGAACACCACATGGTGCCGTTCCAGGGCCATGCTCACATCGCTTACCTGCCAAACAACGGTGTTGTTGGGCTGTCAAAGCTGGCACGTGTTGTAGAAGTTTTCTCACGTCGCTTGCAGACCCAGGAAAACCTGACCGCGCAGATCGTGCACGCAATTGACACACAACTGGATGCGCGCGGCGTCGCAGTCATGGTTGAGGCGGTTCATAACTGCATGACCATGCGTGGTGTGCAGAAACGTGATGCCTCTACGCTGACCACCCGGTTTACCGGTGATTTCAAGTCACAACCGGCTCTGCAGGCACGCTTCATGGAAATGGTGCGGTATCGCCAACCCGACTGA
- the hisI gene encoding phosphoribosyl-AMP cyclohydrolase: MTDTQFPLQSSIDDVEEGGEFAPRFDDAGLIPAMAIDAATNAPLMFAFMNEESLALSLETGLAHYYSRSRRSLWKKGETSGQLQHIERIRTDCDQDILVLEVRVAGDGAACHTGRATCFYRQVNKDLSLTTIDNVRKIDPEATYGKK; encoded by the coding sequence TTGACCGATACGCAATTTCCCCTTCAGTCCAGCATTGATGATGTTGAAGAAGGCGGCGAATTTGCCCCGCGTTTTGATGACGCCGGGTTGATTCCGGCCATGGCAATTGATGCAGCGACCAATGCGCCCTTGATGTTTGCCTTCATGAACGAAGAAAGCCTGGCCCTGTCGCTTGAGACAGGACTGGCGCACTATTATTCGCGCTCACGCAGGTCCTTGTGGAAGAAGGGCGAAACGTCGGGACAATTGCAGCACATCGAGCGCATTCGAACCGACTGTGATCAGGACATACTTGTGCTGGAGGTCCGCGTGGCCGGCGACGGCGCTGCATGTCACACCGGGCGCGCGACCTGTTTCTACCGGCAGGTGAACAAGGACCTCAGCCTGACGACGATCGACAATGTCAGAAAAATTGATCCCGAAGCGACATACGGCAAAAAATAG
- a CDS encoding CBS domain-containing protein, with protein MNAADIVEQYGRGVPAIVQSTKLVDVCEYLLSCSAPGTVILSEYGEVKGTLSQKDIINASGRLGSSVMQMVASDLVRDLVPACEMTTHIIQVMELLNNTSSEFVLVTQDGEIKGMITLADVHDLLLQALTEEDETKPEKAKKAAAKSAPSKPAQPAKKASSDAAAVTPQPEYEEVRNSA; from the coding sequence ATGAATGCCGCGGACATTGTTGAACAATATGGGCGTGGTGTTCCGGCAATTGTGCAGTCCACCAAACTTGTCGATGTGTGCGAATACCTGCTGTCATGCAGTGCGCCGGGAACAGTCATCCTGAGCGAGTATGGCGAAGTCAAGGGTACGCTGTCGCAGAAGGACATCATCAATGCGTCCGGTCGGCTCGGTTCTTCAGTAATGCAGATGGTCGCCAGTGACCTGGTCCGCGACCTGGTTCCGGCATGCGAAATGACAACGCACATCATTCAGGTGATGGAGCTGCTGAATAACACCTCGTCAGAATTTGTCCTGGTCACCCAGGATGGTGAGATCAAGGGAATGATAACGCTTGCGGACGTGCATGACCTGCTGCTGCAGGCATTGACCGAGGAAGACGAAACGAAGCCCGAAAAGGCGAAGAAAGCTGCCGCCAAGTCTGCCCCGTCGAAACCTGCTCAGCCTGCGAAAAAGGCCTCTTCCGATGCGGCAGCCGTCACGCCGCAGCCGGAGTATGAAGAGGTCCGGAACTCGGCGTAG